The genomic interval GCCCGAACGGCGGTTTCGACCGACGCGTGGCCCGTCATGAGGATCACCTCGGCCCCGGGACGAACCTTCCTGGCGTGGGCGAGCACGGCGAGCCCGTCCGTCCCCGGCATCTTGAGGTCGGTGAGGATCACGTCGATGGGGTGCTGATCGATGTGCTGGAGGGCTTCCGCACCTGTACGGGCCTCGTGGACCAGGAGGTCGGAGCGCCCGAACACGTTTCGAAGGAGGGCGAGCGTGACTTCCTCGTCCTCGGCGATCAGGATGGATTTTTTCATCGGGTCCAGTGTACAGAATCGTCACTCCCGGGTAAAGTTTCCGATCCCGTCCGTCGATAAGAATAGTGTGCGGACATCGTGCCGCCGGTGGCGGAACGGAGGGGCATTGAAAGTTTCCGATCGGGGGAAGTGGGGCGCGCTGCTCGACGAGACGCGCCGGGCGGTCGACGTGCTGTCCGAGGGGCGGGCGCGACGGATCGAGGAGATCCGGTCGGCCCTCCGGGACGGAACGTACCGGGTCGACGGGAAACAGGTCGCCCGGAAGATGGTCTCCGACGCCGTCCGGGAACTCCGCGAACTCCCCCGCTGATCCTAGCGTACCGTACGGTGCACTGGTTCCCGCTTCCCGTCCCGCCCGATTTCCGTTGCCTGCCACCCATCGTTGTCGTATCGTTTTCTCATGCGTTTGCGCATCGACGGCTGCGACGTTTCCCTGGACCTGTCGGCGGGGTCGACCTTCGGCGCCGTTCTCGCCGAGGCGGGCCGCACGGTCGCCTCGGAGGGTCGGGTCGTCTCCCGGATCGTCGCGGACGGACGGGAGATCTCGACCCGGTTCGAGCGGGAGATGGCCGACCGGTCGGTCGGTGAGATCGACACGGTGGACATCGCGACGACGACCCCCGACGCCCTGTTCCGGGAGGCCCTCGACGGCGCCGTCGACCTCTCTCTCGCCATCCGCCGCGATGCCCTGACGATCCTGTCGTCCCTGCGCGCGGGTGACCTCACGACGGCGGGTCCCCGGTACGCGGCCTGCATCGAGTCCCTCGGGACGTTCTTCCAGTTGGCGGGGGCGGTCTTCAACGCCATCGGGACCGGCGTGTTCCCGCTCGCCGTTCGTCCCGGGAGCGCGGGAGAACTTCCGTCCCCCCCCGACGCGACGTCCGGAATCCTCGAACGACTGCTCCGGACGCAGAAGGGGAACGACTGGAACGCCGTGGCGGACATTCTCGAGCGGGAGATCCTGCCCAACATCGAAGGGTGGTCCGCCTTTTTCAAGGCGCTCAAGGAGATCGGCACGTAGTAGCACCAAGGGGGGGGAATGGTGCGGCGAGACGATTTCGA from Deltaproteobacteria bacterium carries:
- a CDS encoding flagellar biosynthesis anti-sigma factor FlgM produces the protein MKVSDRGKWGALLDETRRAVDVLSEGRARRIEEIRSALRDGTYRVDGKQVARKMVSDAVRELRELPR